In Flavobacterium okayamense, a single window of DNA contains:
- a CDS encoding aminotransferase class V-fold PLP-dependent enzyme, translated as MIDIQKIRADFPILNQKVNGKQLVYFDNGATAQKPQVVIDAISRYYSEINSNIHRGVHTLSQLATDAYEASRNTIQKHINAKHNHEVIFTSGTTFGINLVANGFTALLNEGDEVMVSNLEHHSNIVPWQFLCEKTGAKLVVIPMNEKGELVMAEFDRLLSSKTKIVAVNHISNALGTINPIKEIIEKAHGVGAAVLIDGAQATPHLKPDVQVLDCDFYVFSGHKVCGPTGVGILYGKEEWLHKLPPYQGGGEMIAEVTFEKTTYADLPHKFEAGTPNIVGGIVLGTAIDYLNEIGFDNIAAYEQELLDYATEKLLQIEGLRIYGTSENKASVISFNIEGIHPYDIGTIIDKLGIAVRTGHHCAQPIMQYFNIPGTIRASFAFYNTKEEIDIFVEAVKKAQMMLT; from the coding sequence ATGATTGATATTCAAAAAATAAGAGCTGATTTCCCAATTCTTAACCAAAAAGTAAATGGAAAGCAGCTTGTATATTTCGATAACGGAGCTACAGCACAAAAGCCTCAAGTGGTTATTGATGCTATTTCAAGATATTACAGTGAGATAAACTCAAATATTCACCGTGGCGTTCACACGTTGAGTCAATTAGCAACAGATGCATATGAAGCATCTCGTAATACCATTCAAAAACATATTAACGCCAAACACAATCACGAAGTTATTTTTACTTCAGGTACAACTTTTGGGATTAATTTAGTAGCTAATGGATTCACTGCTTTATTAAACGAAGGTGATGAGGTTATGGTTTCAAATTTAGAACATCATAGCAATATTGTGCCTTGGCAGTTTTTATGCGAAAAGACTGGAGCAAAATTGGTTGTGATTCCAATGAATGAAAAAGGGGAGTTGGTGATGGCTGAATTTGACCGATTACTTTCTAGCAAAACGAAAATAGTTGCGGTCAATCATATTTCGAATGCATTAGGAACTATTAATCCAATTAAAGAGATTATTGAAAAAGCACATGGAGTAGGAGCAGCAGTTTTAATAGATGGAGCACAAGCAACGCCGCATTTAAAGCCAGATGTTCAAGTACTAGATTGCGATTTTTATGTGTTTTCTGGACATAAAGTTTGCGGACCAACAGGTGTTGGAATTTTATATGGTAAAGAAGAATGGTTACATAAATTACCTCCTTATCAAGGTGGAGGCGAAATGATTGCTGAGGTTACTTTTGAAAAAACAACCTATGCCGATTTACCACATAAATTTGAAGCCGGAACACCAAATATTGTTGGAGGAATTGTATTAGGAACTGCAATTGATTATTTGAATGAAATCGGCTTCGATAATATAGCCGCTTATGAGCAAGAATTACTTGATTATGCTACCGAAAAATTGTTACAAATTGAAGGATTACGCATTTATGGGACAAGTGAAAACAAAGCTTCTGTAATTTCTTTTAATATAGAAGGAATTCATCCGTACGACATTGGCACGATTATAGATAAATTAGGTATAGCAGTGCGAACAGGTCACCACTGCGCACAACCTATTATGCAATATTTCAATATTCCAGGAACTATAAGAGCAAGCTTTGCTTTTTACAATACCAAAGAAGAAATTGATATATTTGTAGAAGCGGTTAAAAAAGCTCAAATGATGTTAACCTAA
- the sufC gene encoding Fe-S cluster assembly ATPase SufC, with product MLTIKNLHASVEDKEILKGLSLEIKAGEVHAIMGPNGAGKSTLASIIAGNENYEVTEGEIILDGEDIAELAPEERAHAGVFLSFQYPVEIPGVSVTNFIKTAINESRKAKGQEEMPANEMLKKIREKSELLEMDKKFLSRSLNEGFSGGEKKRNEIFQMAMLEPKVAILDETDSGLDIDALRIVANGVNKLKSADNAVVVITHYQRLLDYIVPDFVHVLMDGKIVKSGGKELALELEEKGYDWIKNELV from the coding sequence ATGTTAACAATAAAAAATTTACACGCTTCTGTAGAAGATAAAGAAATTTTAAAAGGATTAAGTTTAGAAATTAAAGCGGGTGAAGTACATGCTATCATGGGGCCAAATGGTGCTGGAAAAAGCACATTAGCTTCAATTATCGCTGGAAATGAAAATTACGAAGTAACTGAAGGAGAAATCATCCTTGACGGTGAAGATATTGCTGAATTAGCTCCTGAAGAAAGAGCTCACGCTGGTGTTTTTCTTTCATTTCAATATCCTGTTGAAATCCCAGGAGTTTCGGTTACTAATTTCATTAAAACGGCTATCAACGAAAGTCGTAAAGCAAAAGGACAAGAAGAAATGCCTGCTAACGAGATGTTGAAGAAAATTCGTGAAAAGTCTGAATTATTAGAAATGGATAAGAAGTTCTTATCTCGTTCTTTAAACGAAGGATTTTCTGGTGGCGAAAAGAAACGTAACGAGATTTTCCAAATGGCAATGTTAGAACCAAAAGTTGCTATTCTTGACGAAACTGATTCTGGTTTAGATATTGATGCTTTACGTATTGTTGCAAACGGAGTTAACAAATTAAAATCCGCTGATAACGCTGTAGTTGTAATTACGCACTACCAACGTTTATTAGATTATATTGTGCCTGATTTCGTTCACGTTTTAATGGATGGAAAAATTGTTAAATCGGGAGGAAAAGAACTTGCTCTTGAATTAGAAGAAAAAGGATACGATTGGATAAAAAACGAGTTAGTCTAA
- a CDS encoding SUF system Fe-S cluster assembly protein has translation MEDYNDTINLGENVVKVLKGIFDPEIPVDIYELGLIYDVMINEDNDVKILMTLTSPNCPVAETLPQEVEEKIKSIDEVKSCEVEITFDPPWSKDLMSEEAKLELGML, from the coding sequence ATGGAAGATTATAACGATACAATAAATTTAGGTGAAAACGTAGTAAAGGTTTTAAAAGGAATTTTTGATCCTGAAATACCTGTAGACATCTATGAATTAGGTTTAATATATGACGTAATGATTAATGAAGATAATGATGTAAAAATCCTAATGACATTAACATCACCAAATTGTCCTGTGGCTGAAACATTGCCTCAAGAAGTGGAAGAGAAAATAAAATCTATAGATGAGGTAAAATCTTGTGAAGTTGAAATTACATTCGATCCACCTTGGAGTAAAGATTTAATGAGTGAAGAAGCTAAATTAGAGCTAGGAATGCTTTAA
- a CDS encoding SufE family protein, translating to MRIEEIQEEIVDEFSMFDDWMQRYEYIIELGKSLPLIDEKYKTEENIIKGCQSKVWVHAEEKDGNVVFTADSDAILTKGIIAILIRTFSNHSPKEILEANTDFIDEIGLKEHLSPTRANGLVSMIKQIKMYALAFQAKN from the coding sequence ATGAGAATAGAAGAAATTCAAGAAGAAATTGTAGATGAATTTTCAATGTTCGACGATTGGATGCAGCGCTACGAATACATTATCGAGCTGGGGAAATCTCTACCTTTAATTGACGAAAAATACAAAACAGAAGAAAACATAATCAAAGGTTGCCAATCTAAAGTTTGGGTGCATGCAGAAGAAAAAGATGGAAATGTTGTTTTTACAGCTGATAGTGACGCTATACTAACAAAAGGGATTATCGCAATTTTAATTCGTACTTTTTCGAATCATTCACCAAAAGAAATTTTAGAAGCAAATACTGATTTTATTGATGAAATTGGATTAAAAGAGCATTTGTCGCCAACTCGTGCAAATGGATTGGTTTCAATGATTAAGCAAATTAAAATGTATGCCTTAGCATTTCAAGCTAAAAATTAA
- a CDS encoding DUF3078 domain-containing protein, producing the protein MKRILLVLSFVTLSAFAQEQVVDSTSHWTKKGTFTVLANQSSFNNWLAGGQNNFAGNAGINYDFNYKNGDWNWDNKLIAAYGLTKIKGADTQKTDDRIEFNSLLGKKASGNWFYSAFFNFKTQMDSGFDPETQTVKISHFFSPAYFQFGPGMLWKKSDNLKVNIAPATSKLIIVHDHFTEFGPSFGVDQGDTSRYELGFALNGYYKFNVMENVSVENILNLYSNYSEDPQNVDLDYQLNIVMKINKYLSTNFAFQTIYDDNAFRGFQTRQVIGVGFNATF; encoded by the coding sequence ATGAAAAGAATTTTACTAGTATTAAGTTTTGTTACTTTAAGTGCTTTCGCTCAAGAGCAAGTGGTAGACTCTACAAGTCACTGGACAAAAAAAGGAACATTTACAGTTTTAGCAAACCAATCTTCTTTCAACAATTGGTTAGCGGGTGGGCAAAATAACTTTGCAGGAAATGCAGGTATAAACTACGATTTTAATTATAAGAATGGCGATTGGAATTGGGATAACAAATTAATTGCCGCTTATGGTTTAACTAAGATTAAGGGAGCAGATACTCAAAAAACTGATGATAGAATCGAATTTAACTCATTATTAGGTAAAAAAGCATCAGGAAATTGGTTTTACTCTGCTTTTTTCAACTTTAAAACCCAAATGGATTCTGGTTTTGATCCCGAAACACAAACAGTTAAAATTTCTCATTTCTTTTCCCCAGCATATTTTCAATTTGGACCTGGGATGTTATGGAAAAAAAGTGATAATTTAAAAGTCAATATTGCACCAGCAACTTCAAAATTAATTATAGTTCACGATCACTTTACAGAATTTGGCCCTTCCTTTGGTGTAGATCAAGGAGATACCTCTCGATATGAACTTGGTTTTGCTTTAAATGGTTACTATAAATTTAATGTAATGGAAAATGTTTCTGTTGAGAATATTTTAAATTTATATTCTAATTACTCAGAAGACCCACAAAATGTTGATTTAGATTATCAATTGAACATCGTTATGAAAATCAATAAATATTTATCTACAAATTTTGCATTCCAAACAATTTACGACGATAACGCATTTAGAGGCTTTCAAACACGTCAAGTTATTGGAGTTGGATTTAACGCCACTTTTTAA
- a CDS encoding DUF2480 family protein — MDEIINKVAQSSLEVFDLEDYFPDEHVVQLDISQWLFEGFLLKEKDFREQLKNFDWTIYKDKYVGIYCSTEAVLPAWAFSLVAVYLNPVALKVINGNLEAITIVWYEDILSKVDYSTYKDKPVILKGCSKKQVPQEVYTLAIQKLMPHAKSIMFGEACSAVPLYKRK, encoded by the coding sequence ATGGATGAAATTATTAATAAAGTAGCACAAAGTTCTCTGGAAGTTTTCGATTTAGAAGATTACTTTCCAGATGAACATGTAGTTCAATTAGATATTTCACAATGGTTGTTTGAAGGATTTTTATTAAAAGAGAAAGATTTTAGAGAACAGCTAAAGAATTTTGATTGGACAATTTATAAAGATAAATATGTTGGTATATACTGTTCTACCGAAGCGGTTTTGCCTGCTTGGGCATTTTCTTTAGTTGCGGTATATTTAAACCCTGTAGCCTTAAAAGTTATTAATGGAAATTTAGAAGCGATAACTATTGTTTGGTATGAAGATATACTTTCAAAAGTAGATTATTCAACTTATAAAGATAAACCAGTTATTTTGAAGGGTTGTTCAAAAAAGCAAGTTCCGCAAGAAGTTTATACATTAGCCATACAAAAATTAATGCCTCATGCTAAAAGTATAATGTTTGGTGAAGCTTGTTCCGCAGTTCCATTGTATAAAAGGAAATAA
- a CDS encoding DUF5689 domain-containing protein: MKNIKLLLSTAILTSLTACVNGDDYNTPDLTGECVTMTSTIDVQDVTSVASSTPTQYISNDVIEAYVTSSDEGGNFYKSISLVSTDEQQGFTIPVDSYNLYTKFEPGRLVYINMENLYYAYDSQTSSYEIGNLYEGTQIGRLSGVEFENIILRSCTKVDEEDIMVSNMSINDITANNSYMHKLIELDNVQFTDASLGMTYYDTDLNSFGGATNHEITDEFGNTIIVRVSEFATFAGNEIPSGSGKIRGVLTKYNSDFQFMVRTLNDIDLNNTRMDIDFYPPLVGSSVSYVSTLNEPFTSYSTNTQNFPAYINDAAIGSRYWQVRAFSGNQYIQMSSFGGTPEENRSLFIVPVDMTAASTLSFKTKAGFNNGAPLKVYYSTDYVIGTQITTATLVDITSNFTIDAGPTSGYSTNFVNSGVYNIPAGITGNGVFIFEYTGNGNGGVTTTMQIDDILIN, encoded by the coding sequence ATGAAAAACATAAAATTATTATTATCGACTGCTATTCTTACATCTCTTACTGCATGTGTGAATGGCGATGACTACAACACTCCAGATTTAACTGGAGAGTGTGTAACAATGACAAGCACAATTGATGTACAAGACGTTACTTCTGTCGCTTCATCAACTCCTACTCAATATATATCTAATGATGTAATTGAGGCATATGTTACTTCAAGTGATGAAGGAGGAAATTTTTACAAATCAATTTCATTGGTTTCAACTGATGAGCAACAAGGTTTCACTATTCCTGTTGATTCATATAATTTATATACAAAATTTGAGCCAGGAAGATTAGTTTATATTAATATGGAAAATTTATACTATGCATATGATTCTCAAACGAGTTCATATGAAATAGGAAATTTATACGAAGGAACTCAAATTGGTAGACTTTCAGGTGTTGAGTTTGAAAATATTATCTTAAGAAGTTGTACTAAGGTTGATGAAGAGGATATAATGGTTTCAAATATGAGTATCAATGACATTACTGCAAATAATTCTTATATGCATAAATTAATTGAATTGGACAATGTTCAATTTACGGATGCATCACTAGGAATGACATATTATGATACGGATTTAAATAGTTTTGGTGGTGCTACAAATCATGAAATAACTGATGAGTTTGGAAATACTATTATAGTTCGCGTAAGTGAATTTGCAACTTTTGCTGGAAATGAAATTCCTTCAGGAAGTGGTAAAATAAGAGGTGTTTTAACCAAATATAACAGTGATTTCCAATTTATGGTTCGTACTTTAAACGATATTGATTTAAACAATACGAGAATGGATATCGATTTTTACCCTCCTCTAGTAGGAAGTTCAGTGTCATATGTTAGTACTCTAAATGAACCTTTTACTTCTTATAGTACAAACACTCAGAATTTCCCAGCATATATTAATGACGCAGCTATTGGTAGTAGATATTGGCAAGTAAGGGCATTTAGTGGTAATCAATATATTCAAATGTCCTCTTTTGGTGGTACTCCAGAAGAAAACCGTTCTTTGTTTATTGTACCTGTTGATATGACTGCAGCAAGCACTCTTTCATTTAAAACTAAAGCTGGTTTTAACAATGGTGCTCCTCTAAAGGTATATTATTCAACCGATTATGTTATCGGAACCCAAATTACTACAGCTACTTTAGTTGATATTACTTCAAATTTCACTATTGATGCTGGCCCAACAAGTGGATATTCTACTAATTTTGTAAATAGTGGAGTTTATAATATCCCAGCTGGAATAACTGGAAATGGTGTATTTATTTTTGAATATACTGGAAATGGTAATGGTGGAGTTACTACAACAATGCAAATTGATGATATTTTAATCAATTAA
- the hflX gene encoding GTPase HflX, translating to MLEKENHVFEKTIVVGIVTQNQDEDKLNEYLDELEFLTFTAGGEVVKRFWQKMDKPNPKTFVGTGKLDEIKYYVKDNDITTVIFDDELSPSQQKNINRELGEDCKVLDRTNLILDIFAQRAQTSYARTQVELAQYQYLLPRLTGMWTHLERQRGGIGMRGPGETEIETDRRIVRDRIALLKDKIKTIDKQMAIQRSNRGALVRVALVGYTNVGKSTLMNAIGKSEVFVENKLFATLDTTVRKVVIKNLPFLLSDTVGFIRKLPTQLVESFKSTLDEVREADLLLHVVDISHPDFEDHISSVNDILKEIKSDDKPTIMVFNKIDAYQPVYFDENDLSVEKTSKHFTLDEWKETWMSKMGENNALFISATDKLNFEEFREKVYEAVREIHITRFPYNNFLYPEYKEAQDNE from the coding sequence ATGTTAGAAAAAGAAAATCACGTATTTGAAAAAACAATTGTTGTTGGTATCGTAACTCAAAATCAAGATGAAGATAAATTAAACGAATATCTTGACGAGTTAGAGTTCTTAACTTTTACTGCTGGAGGGGAAGTTGTGAAAAGGTTTTGGCAAAAAATGGACAAACCCAATCCAAAAACTTTTGTGGGAACAGGAAAACTTGACGAAATTAAATATTACGTTAAGGATAATGATATTACAACCGTAATTTTCGATGATGAATTATCTCCTTCACAACAAAAAAATATCAATAGAGAGCTTGGTGAAGATTGTAAAGTACTAGACAGAACCAACCTTATTTTAGACATTTTTGCGCAACGCGCTCAAACCTCTTATGCAAGAACTCAAGTTGAACTAGCACAATATCAATATTTATTACCACGATTAACAGGAATGTGGACACACTTAGAACGCCAAAGAGGTGGAATTGGTATGCGTGGTCCTGGTGAAACGGAAATTGAGACTGATAGACGTATAGTAAGAGATAGAATTGCCTTGTTAAAGGATAAAATCAAGACTATTGATAAGCAAATGGCAATTCAACGAAGCAATCGTGGTGCTTTAGTTCGTGTGGCTTTAGTTGGTTATACTAATGTTGGAAAATCAACATTAATGAATGCAATAGGTAAAAGTGAAGTCTTTGTTGAAAATAAACTATTTGCTACTCTTGATACTACAGTCCGAAAAGTGGTTATTAAAAACCTTCCTTTTTTATTAAGTGATACAGTAGGTTTTATTAGAAAATTACCTACCCAACTTGTTGAATCATTTAAAAGTACATTAGATGAAGTCCGTGAAGCTGATTTGTTACTTCACGTGGTTGATATATCTCATCCTGATTTTGAAGATCATATTTCTTCTGTAAATGATATTTTAAAAGAAATTAAAAGTGATGATAAACCTACAATAATGGTTTTTAATAAAATTGATGCTTATCAACCGGTTTATTTTGATGAAAATGATTTGTCAGTTGAAAAAACGTCTAAACATTTTACACTTGACGAATGGAAAGAAACTTGGATGAGTAAAATGGGTGAAAATAATGCATTATTTATTTCAGCAACAGACAAGCTAAACTTTGAAGAATTTAGAGAGAAAGTTTATGAAGCTGTTCGAGAAATTCATATTACTCGTTTCCCATATAATAACTTTTTATATCCAGAATACAAAGAAGCTCAAGATAACGAATAA
- a CDS encoding four helix bundle protein produces the protein MSSFKSFEEILSWQKAREFNKSIYLITNKETFKKDIDLTRQIRRASISISSNIAEGFERNTDKEFIHFLHIAKASAGEVRSQLYIAFDLEYLSQKEFENLLSSITEISKLISGFIKYLQK, from the coding sequence ATGAGTAGTTTTAAATCTTTCGAAGAAATTTTATCTTGGCAAAAAGCAAGAGAATTCAATAAAAGCATTTATTTAATTACCAACAAAGAAACTTTTAAAAAAGATATTGATTTAACAAGACAAATAAGAAGAGCTTCAATTTCAATTTCTTCAAATATAGCTGAAGGATTTGAAAGAAACACAGATAAAGAGTTTATTCATTTTTTGCACATTGCAAAAGCATCAGCTGGAGAAGTTCGTTCACAATTATATATTGCATTTGATTTAGAATATTTATCTCAAAAAGAATTTGAAAATTTACTTTCATCAATTACAGAGATTTCTAAATTAATTAGTGGATTTATAAAATATTTACAAAAATAA
- the sufD gene encoding Fe-S cluster assembly protein SufD, whose protein sequence is MDLKDKLLSSYMAFEEKIDENSNLHELRNQAIKNFESKGFPSKKEEAWKYTSLNAVLKNDFSVFPKTENAIEFKDVKKYFLHDVDTYKLVFIDGKFSSFLSQTTHDGIDVCLMSSVLNKPKYKLVLDTYFNQVASKEESLTTLNTAFAKEGAFVNIPKGKVADKPIEIIHFSTGNESAIMLQPRSLIVVGENAHVQIIERHQSLNENPVLTNSVTEIFAQKRAICDYYKIQNDVQSANLIDNTYIAQKQESRVAVHTFSFGGNITRNNLNFYHQGERIDSTLKGITIIGDKQHVDHYTLVHHAQPNCESHQNYKGIYGDSATGVFNGKIFVEKEAQKTDAFQQNNNILVSEKATINAKPQLEIFADDVKCSHGCTIGQLDESAMFYMQQRGIPKKEARALLMYAFTDEVMESVKIPELKQRITKIIANKLGVNLGFDL, encoded by the coding sequence ATGGATTTAAAAGATAAATTACTTTCGTCTTACATGGCATTTGAGGAAAAGATTGATGAAAACTCAAACTTGCATGAATTACGAAATCAAGCTATAAAAAACTTTGAAAGTAAAGGTTTCCCTTCAAAAAAAGAGGAAGCTTGGAAATATACTTCCTTAAATGCGGTTTTAAAGAATGATTTTTCGGTTTTTCCTAAGACTGAAAATGCAATTGAATTTAAAGATGTAAAAAAATACTTTTTACATGATGTCGATACTTATAAATTAGTGTTTATCGATGGAAAATTCAGTTCGTTTTTATCGCAAACTACACATGATGGTATTGACGTTTGTTTAATGTCTTCGGTTTTAAATAAGCCAAAATACAAATTGGTATTAGACACTTATTTTAACCAAGTAGCAAGTAAAGAAGAATCATTAACTACGTTAAATACAGCTTTTGCAAAAGAAGGAGCATTTGTAAATATTCCTAAAGGTAAAGTTGCAGACAAACCGATTGAAATTATTCACTTTTCTACTGGAAATGAATCGGCTATTATGCTGCAGCCAAGAAGTTTGATTGTTGTGGGTGAAAATGCACACGTACAAATTATTGAGCGTCATCAAAGTTTGAATGAAAATCCAGTTTTAACAAATAGTGTTACCGAAATTTTTGCTCAAAAAAGAGCAATTTGCGATTATTATAAAATTCAAAACGATGTGCAATCGGCAAACTTAATCGACAATACATATATTGCTCAAAAGCAAGAAAGTAGAGTAGCGGTACACACGTTTTCATTTGGAGGAAATATTACACGTAATAATTTGAATTTTTATCATCAAGGTGAACGTATCGATTCTACTTTGAAAGGAATTACAATCATTGGCGATAAACAACACGTAGATCATTATACATTAGTGCATCACGCGCAGCCAAATTGTGAAAGCCACCAAAATTACAAAGGAATTTATGGCGATAGTGCAACTGGAGTTTTCAATGGGAAAATATTTGTAGAAAAAGAAGCACAAAAAACAGATGCATTCCAACAAAACAATAACATTTTAGTAAGCGAAAAAGCGACCATTAATGCAAAACCACAATTAGAAATCTTTGCAGATGATGTAAAATGTTCGCATGGTTGTACGATTGGTCAGTTAGATGAAAGTGCTATGTTTTATATGCAACAACGTGGAATTCCGAAAAAAGAAGCACGAGCATTGTTAATGTATGCCTTTACAGATGAGGTTATGGAAAGCGTTAAAATTCCTGAATTAAAACAACGAATTACAAAGATAATCGCCAACAAACTTGGTGTTAATTTAGGATTTGATTTATAA
- a CDS encoding DUF2157 domain-containing protein — MGKSNFSEILLQKLYQKEFLNYNNLEEIAEYQKKGIFSLRSELLLVIYFSVIVFTSGIGIIIYNNIDSIGHLAIISANFLLMIACFYFSFKKAKGYSNEEVLFDNPLYDYLVLTGSLLACIFLGYINFQYHIFDESYAYVSLISALFCFFVAYYFDNRIVLSIAITSLATFIGITITPKTVFENEVYSNMQLTYSGLVLGIGLLVWMEYTFKNKIKAHFHFVFATFALHLLGVCVLSGLLSQHWFFFIPILIGFAYYFYRFSYKAMATSIFAFMLLYSYFGFNVLMGKVIELLRIIDTFLQLLIVLSPFYVIASIYLFIRLVKQFNSEKNASTR, encoded by the coding sequence ATGGGGAAATCGAATTTTTCAGAGATTTTGCTTCAAAAATTATATCAAAAAGAATTTTTGAATTACAATAACCTAGAAGAAATTGCTGAATATCAAAAGAAAGGCATTTTTTCGTTACGTAGTGAATTACTTCTAGTAATTTATTTTTCAGTAATTGTATTTACTTCTGGAATAGGCATTATCATTTATAATAATATCGATTCAATTGGGCATTTAGCTATAATTTCAGCGAATTTTCTATTAATGATTGCTTGTTTTTATTTTAGTTTTAAAAAGGCGAAAGGTTATTCTAATGAAGAAGTTTTATTCGATAATCCATTGTATGATTATTTAGTCTTAACAGGTAGTTTACTGGCTTGTATCTTTTTAGGATATATTAATTTTCAATACCACATTTTTGATGAATCGTATGCTTATGTTTCGTTGATATCGGCATTGTTTTGTTTTTTTGTAGCCTATTATTTCGACAATAGAATTGTACTTTCTATAGCAATTACCAGTTTAGCAACTTTTATTGGAATAACAATAACTCCAAAAACAGTATTTGAAAATGAGGTTTATTCTAATATGCAATTGACTTATTCAGGATTGGTTTTAGGAATTGGTTTGCTGGTATGGATGGAATATACTTTTAAAAATAAAATAAAAGCTCACTTCCATTTTGTGTTTGCCACATTCGCTTTGCATTTATTGGGCGTTTGTGTTTTATCGGGATTACTTTCACAGCATTGGTTCTTTTTTATTCCCATTTTAATAGGTTTTGCTTATTATTTCTATAGGTTTAGTTATAAAGCTATGGCAACTTCAATTTTTGCTTTTATGCTGTTGTATAGTTATTTTGGGTTTAATGTTTTAATGGGAAAAGTAATAGAATTATTAAGAATAATAGATACTTTTCTACAACTCTTAATTGTGTTATCTCCCTTTTATGTAATAGCAAGTATCTATTTATTCATTCGTTTAGTTAAACAATTTAATTCTGAAAAAAATGCAAGCACACGATAA